The Algoriphagus sanaruensis genome window below encodes:
- a CDS encoding RDD family protein — MNYNCPKCGNKFKEGTKFCQACGCNLELEYIENPICPKCKRSYQTNTKFCVSDGSKLVRQQDLIPKCVTCNSSYNDDIKFCPKDGGEVKIIISRNFDQPIYGESQSFQTFGINQKYPKASLGNRFLATLLDGIIGLGLSIPSLIFFWLGIAKLESYNNEDDVIGLFLTAFLFYLIPLVYHFIKDGLGQGQSWGKRSLDLMVVNLENNRPCDKGKSFLRNFISGLVAIIPFVGWLIEPIMVLATEDGRKLGDKAANTQVIDKKNY; from the coding sequence ATGAATTATAATTGTCCTAAATGCGGAAACAAATTCAAAGAAGGAACGAAATTCTGCCAAGCTTGTGGTTGCAATTTAGAATTGGAATACATTGAAAATCCTATTTGCCCAAAATGTAAAAGATCATATCAGACAAATACTAAATTCTGTGTAAGTGACGGATCAAAACTTGTACGACAACAGGACTTAATTCCAAAATGTGTAACTTGTAATTCTTCTTATAATGATGACATTAAATTTTGTCCAAAAGATGGCGGAGAAGTTAAAATCATAATATCAAGGAATTTTGATCAACCCATTTATGGGGAATCACAATCCTTTCAAACGTTTGGTATAAATCAAAAATATCCTAAAGCATCATTGGGAAATAGATTTTTAGCTACATTGTTGGACGGAATAATTGGTTTAGGGCTTTCTATTCCCTCCCTTATATTTTTTTGGTTAGGAATAGCAAAGTTAGAAAGTTATAATAATGAAGATGATGTAATTGGACTTTTCCTCACAGCTTTTTTATTCTACTTAATTCCTTTAGTTTATCACTTTATTAAAGATGGATTGGGACAAGGACAAAGTTGGGGGAAAAGATCACTTGATTTAATGGTTGTGAACCTTGAAAACAATAGACCATGTGATAAAGGAAAATCATTTTTAAGAAATTTTATTTCAGGATTGGTTGCAATAATTCCTTTTGTTGGTTGGTTAATAGAACCAATTATGGTGTTAGCAACGGAAGATGGAAGAAAACTTGGTGACAAAGCCGCAAATACACAAGTAATTGATAAAAAGAACTACTAA
- a CDS encoding zinc ribbon domain-containing protein has translation MICKRCNTQNEAGAKFCKNCGMELNFIPSNKDKHSKISDTLLTIFIFITFVITVANFTIQKLVDDWYEVPTKYFQGTLWILGNLIYILVPIAIKNQTIKIIGIILTAIMVLYWSYGNFTWIFE, from the coding sequence ATGATCTGTAAACGCTGTAACACCCAAAATGAGGCTGGAGCAAAATTCTGTAAGAATTGTGGAATGGAGTTGAACTTTATACCTTCAAATAAAGACAAGCATTCTAAGATATCGGACACATTACTCACTATTTTTATATTTATTACTTTTGTTATTACAGTTGCAAATTTTACAATACAAAAATTAGTAGATGATTGGTATGAAGTTCCAACCAAATATTTTCAAGGCACTTTATGGATTTTAGGAAACCTAATCTACATTTTAGTCCCAATAGCAATAAAAAATCAAACGATAAAAATCATCGGTATAATATTAACAGCGATAATGGTCCTATACTGGTCTTATGGGAATTTTACTTGGATATTTGAATAA
- a CDS encoding DUF903 domain-containing protein gives MRLILICLLALSFSACDNILEVIRIDGPCSIQLTDGTTIFTEDSLEILESTGTITYRDDEGRLWSLTKDEYTSYSCGN, from the coding sequence ATGCGATTGATTTTAATCTGTCTTCTGGCCCTCTCTTTTTCAGCTTGCGATAATATCCTTGAAGTGATTCGAATTGATGGACCTTGTTCAATTCAACTTACGGATGGAACCACCATTTTTACAGAGGACAGCCTTGAAATCTTAGAAAGCACGGGAACTATCACCTATCGAGACGACGAAGGAAGACTTTGGTCTTTAACCAAAGATGAGTACACGAGCTATTCCTGTGGGAATTGA